One window from the genome of Spirosoma rhododendri encodes:
- a CDS encoding AEC family transporter, which translates to MNVLNELLANVVPLYGFIILGYVASRWFGLKSKPISSLLLYVLIPLVIFNNILKAEPAQLATALSIIFLLAALMNLPAELVKRWLKPDVNPDLLRCSFSYFNIGWFGIPVVMALFGEEKMPLIISAYMGNVLYGDTVGYYLVSRSKDMGVGDSIKNVLKIPAIYALIVAIIANLYGFKMPESLEPVMKGASWTLSALGMIIIGVTLTAVDIKKVDYKQFSKLMAVRYIAAALILGVLVWLESLLIGQLESDEQKLMLLMASFPIAANLVVFATFIDAETEDASILVTFSSLISLVLVPVACLLLFGQ; encoded by the coding sequence ATGAACGTACTGAACGAGTTACTGGCTAACGTTGTCCCCCTCTACGGGTTTATTATTCTGGGGTATGTTGCGAGTCGGTGGTTCGGTCTGAAGAGTAAGCCTATCTCAAGTCTGTTGCTCTACGTCCTGATTCCGCTGGTTATTTTCAACAATATCCTGAAAGCGGAACCGGCACAACTGGCCACCGCCTTATCGATCATTTTTCTGCTGGCCGCGCTGATGAACCTCCCTGCCGAACTGGTGAAACGGTGGTTAAAGCCCGACGTCAACCCCGATCTGCTGCGCTGCTCGTTTTCGTACTTCAACATTGGCTGGTTCGGTATTCCGGTCGTGATGGCCCTGTTTGGCGAGGAGAAGATGCCGCTCATCATCAGTGCGTACATGGGTAACGTGCTGTACGGCGACACGGTGGGTTATTATCTGGTGTCGCGCAGTAAGGACATGGGCGTTGGCGATTCGATCAAAAACGTGCTGAAAATTCCGGCTATTTACGCCCTGATTGTGGCTATCATCGCTAACCTGTACGGGTTTAAAATGCCCGAATCATTGGAGCCGGTGATGAAAGGAGCCAGCTGGACACTTTCCGCCCTGGGTATGATTATAATCGGCGTTACGCTCACGGCCGTCGACATCAAAAAAGTTGACTACAAGCAGTTCAGCAAGCTGATGGCCGTTCGCTATATAGCAGCTGCGTTAATTCTGGGAGTACTGGTCTGGCTCGAATCCCTGCTGATCGGTCAACTCGAAAGCGATGAACAGAAACTGATGCTGTTGATGGCGTCGTTTCCGATTGCCGCCAACCTCGTTGTATTCGCCACCTTCATCGACGCCGAAACCGAAGATGCATCCATTCTCGTAACGTTTTCCTCGCTTATCTCACTGGTTCTGGTACCGGTTGCCTGTCTGCTGCTGTTTGGTCAATAG
- a CDS encoding FAD/NAD(P)-binding protein, translating to MKLILAPEPEPVAFALIEKSDEIGPGLAYDTGQKGHLLNTSAGLMGIFAEETDHFVDWMAEHRGIIEREYPDTAIDASSYPPRELYGIYLRDVFEEYVDLARQHGMPVDVYHELAVDATLTEDGATITLKSGQTIDADVLVLATGTPKSNNFKPLEASPNYLDSPWPASRILQTITDKDASVCVLGASLTAIDAVITLVNNGHRGPIKLYSKDGLLPRVQSPEEKPFERQVLTMANVRKLIREEQRTLRASDLFRLFRAEVERILGPQDWKRFKRIGKNQLDLLTDDIRQAEDYASVFQNILYSTRHISFDIWQLLPQDERIRFMKWLKPYSDINRHAMPLQNGKKLRDLLASGQVTVTAYSDKVEWDDANRRYTLTTEKGYTDTVDYVINATGPATKAEKVQVPILQKLLEKEQLLPCEAGGFQADVNTMQLYVPGVEDAPAYGIGHVLVGELFDTNAVWFNVERVDPLTHAIIKRLQHERTERVTG from the coding sequence TTGAAACTGATACTGGCCCCCGAACCCGAACCGGTGGCGTTTGCGCTCATTGAAAAGAGCGACGAAATCGGGCCGGGACTAGCCTACGACACTGGCCAGAAAGGGCATCTACTTAACACCTCGGCGGGGCTGATGGGCATCTTCGCCGAAGAAACCGATCACTTCGTCGACTGGATGGCCGAACACCGTGGTATTATCGAACGCGAGTACCCCGATACGGCTATCGACGCCAGCAGTTACCCACCCCGCGAGCTGTACGGCATCTACCTGAGAGATGTATTTGAGGAATATGTCGATCTGGCCCGGCAACACGGCATGCCGGTCGATGTGTACCACGAACTGGCCGTCGACGCAACGCTCACGGAGGATGGCGCCACGATTACGCTGAAATCGGGTCAGACAATCGACGCCGACGTGCTGGTGCTGGCAACGGGAACGCCGAAATCCAACAATTTCAAGCCGCTCGAAGCATCGCCTAACTACCTCGACTCGCCCTGGCCCGCCAGCCGGATACTTCAGACGATTACCGACAAAGACGCGTCGGTCTGCGTGCTGGGAGCCAGCCTGACAGCCATTGACGCGGTGATTACGCTGGTTAACAACGGGCACCGGGGGCCGATCAAGCTGTACTCGAAAGACGGGCTCTTACCCCGTGTGCAGTCGCCGGAAGAAAAGCCGTTTGAGCGGCAGGTGCTGACAATGGCAAATGTCCGTAAACTAATCCGCGAAGAGCAGCGGACGCTGCGGGCCAGCGATCTGTTCCGGCTGTTTCGCGCCGAAGTAGAACGCATATTGGGGCCGCAGGACTGGAAACGCTTCAAACGCATCGGTAAAAATCAGCTCGACCTGCTGACCGACGACATCCGGCAGGCGGAAGACTACGCCAGTGTTTTTCAGAACATTCTGTACTCGACCCGCCACATCTCGTTCGATATCTGGCAACTGCTGCCGCAGGACGAGCGTATTCGGTTTATGAAATGGCTCAAGCCGTATTCTGATATCAACCGCCACGCCATGCCGCTCCAGAACGGCAAGAAACTCCGCGATCTGCTGGCATCCGGGCAGGTGACGGTAACGGCCTATTCCGACAAAGTGGAGTGGGACGATGCCAACCGGCGATACACCCTGACGACCGAAAAAGGCTATACCGACACCGTCGATTACGTTATCAACGCAACCGGACCTGCTACGAAGGCCGAAAAAGTGCAGGTGCCGATTCTGCAAAAACTACTGGAGAAAGAACAGCTGCTCCCCTGTGAGGCCGGTGGTTTTCAAGCCGATGTCAACACCATGCAGCTTTATGTTCCGGGCGTGGAAGATGCACCTGCCTATGGCATCGGACACGTACTGGTCGGCGAACTGTTCGATACCAACGCTGTCTGGTTCAACGTCGAACGTGTCGACCCGCTTACGCACGCGATTATTAAACGCTTACAACATGAACGTACTGAACGAGTTACTGGCTAA
- a CDS encoding toxin-antitoxin system YwqK family antitoxin, giving the protein MKLLLTIIAVCCFTFAHGQSLKTVKVKSKYLLEQYEVRADNDTLRDGTYRKYLRDGDVLLEEGSYANSRRIGTWTFYNRTGQPELIYNYSTAQVITNNRTTATADTMGIIQLEGKGTTVRLTPPPIYLASTHQISAILSRESRPPMHLHREGITELSYQIAATVSPVGARYRIIASHPDREFRQNAQQWAALAFKDVQWLPGSYEGQPVTAIYLLPAITMHLWAVVR; this is encoded by the coding sequence ATGAAGCTCCTCCTCACAATCATCGCAGTATGTTGCTTTACGTTCGCTCATGGTCAGTCGCTTAAAACCGTAAAAGTCAAAAGCAAATACCTGCTGGAACAGTACGAAGTGCGGGCCGATAACGACACTCTGCGCGATGGAACGTACCGCAAATATTTACGCGATGGAGACGTCTTGCTGGAAGAAGGCAGCTACGCCAACAGTCGCCGGATCGGTACCTGGACGTTTTACAACCGCACGGGTCAACCGGAGCTGATCTATAACTACTCGACCGCGCAGGTGATAACCAACAACCGAACCACAGCCACGGCCGATACTATGGGGATCATACAACTGGAAGGCAAAGGAACGACCGTTCGCCTGACTCCGCCCCCCATTTATCTGGCCAGTACACACCAGATTTCAGCGATTCTGTCGCGTGAGTCAAGGCCACCTATGCACCTCCACCGCGAGGGTATAACGGAGTTATCCTACCAGATCGCAGCCACCGTTTCGCCCGTTGGAGCACGCTACCGGATCATTGCGTCGCACCCCGACAGGGAGTTTCGGCAGAATGCTCAGCAATGGGCTGCGCTGGCATTCAAGGATGTGCAGTGGCTACCCGGTTCGTACGAAGGCCAACCCGTGACGGCGATTTACCTATTGCCAGCCATTACAATGCACTTATGGGCAGTCGTCCGCTAA
- a CDS encoding uracil-DNA glycosylase family protein, producing MTTFADKAIAYYHSLTAPTTLPPGIGVMNPYEQPSVRPIVEQFYAKFYADNRPRVFVLGINPGRFGAGVTGISFTTPQNLRRYCGIDNELRDTPELSSRFVYQVVEAFGGAAEFYGRFFLTSLFPLALTKARPGGGVVNYNFYDDKQTTAALWPAITETVQTQLTFGADRRVAVCLGRKNETYLKRLNEQQGFFDRIVTLDHPRYILQYKSKALPDYLEQYISTLHDCLESA from the coding sequence ATGACTACCTTCGCCGATAAAGCCATTGCTTACTATCACTCGCTGACAGCCCCCACCACCCTGCCGCCCGGCATAGGCGTGATGAACCCCTACGAGCAGCCCAGCGTCCGGCCTATCGTGGAGCAGTTCTACGCCAAATTTTACGCCGACAATCGGCCGCGCGTGTTTGTGCTGGGAATCAACCCCGGCCGGTTCGGGGCGGGCGTAACGGGAATTTCGTTTACCACGCCCCAAAACCTACGCCGGTACTGCGGCATCGACAATGAGTTGCGAGACACCCCTGAACTGTCGAGTCGGTTTGTGTATCAGGTCGTGGAGGCCTTTGGTGGGGCAGCGGAGTTCTATGGGCGCTTTTTCCTGACGTCGCTGTTTCCACTGGCACTGACGAAAGCCAGACCCGGTGGGGGCGTAGTCAACTACAATTTTTACGACGACAAACAGACGACGGCCGCCCTGTGGCCCGCGATTACGGAAACGGTTCAGACGCAGCTTACCTTCGGAGCCGACCGGCGCGTGGCGGTGTGCCTGGGCCGGAAAAACGAAACCTACCTGAAACGACTCAACGAGCAGCAGGGCTTTTTCGACCGCATCGTTACGCTCGACCACCCGCGCTACATCCTGCAATACAAGAGCAAAGCCCTGCCCGACTATCTGGAGCAGTACATCAGCACGCTGCACGACTGCCTGGAAAGCGCATAA
- a CDS encoding lipocalin-like domain-containing protein: MHTPKTTRLLTWALIVAVPFWFGSCSKSGSDSVTPASSIEGTWVYTGVKINPAVDPFKTGQKTNDLLALYTQVLGTDFQTCLTTTKVTFASGGKISGTPGSKCTAASSSQVPDPETGGTWKYDGSKLTITSADGKSSEVYDAVVSGNTLKIMQVDSSTDWDGDGKNDTETLTLEMARS, from the coding sequence ATGCACACACCAAAAACAACCCGCCTGCTCACATGGGCGCTGATCGTAGCCGTACCGTTCTGGTTTGGCAGTTGTAGTAAGAGCGGCAGCGATTCGGTCACGCCCGCATCGTCGATCGAAGGAACCTGGGTATATACCGGTGTTAAAATCAACCCGGCTGTAGACCCGTTCAAGACAGGTCAAAAAACGAACGACCTGCTGGCCCTGTACACACAAGTGCTGGGTACTGATTTTCAGACGTGCCTGACAACAACAAAAGTCACGTTTGCCAGCGGTGGCAAAATAAGTGGCACCCCCGGATCAAAATGCACGGCCGCTAGCAGCTCTCAGGTGCCCGACCCGGAGACAGGCGGCACCTGGAAGTACGACGGTTCCAAACTCACGATTACGAGTGCCGACGGGAAAAGCTCGGAAGTCTACGATGCCGTTGTTAGTGGGAATACGCTGAAAATAATGCAGGTCGACAGCAGTACAGACTGGGATGGCGACGGCAAAAATGATACGGAAACGTTAACGCTGGAGATGGCCCGCTCCTAG